The segment GTCCTGAGACAATAATAGCAAGCTTGCGAGACATGAATGCCATGGTCTCGAGATGAGTAAACATCGAACCTAAATTAGTTTTTCTACGTTCCAAGTTTCAAGACCAGGCCATTGTCTCAAGACATCATAACATCGAAAACAAAATAGGGAAGGCTTGTCTTGAGATTTAAGGAGTCTTGTTTCGAGACATGCTAATATCAAatctaaaattctaaaaataaaatgcaGTCTATCTTAAGACATGGAGATACTTGTCTCGGGATATCATGCTGAAATTTGATCAAAAGAGTTTGGATTCGAATTTTAACTCCATATTTGACCTCGTTTAACCCTAAAATACCGTATATGAGATCATTTAGCATTGTAATGTTATGTTAATATGTTTAATTGTGATTGTGTGGTGATGATTATGAATTAATAACAAATTGTTTGGATTATTAATTCGAAATAGTTTAAATTGCCTCAACAATATAATGTGACATCACGCATTAAGACTCGATGATCGGATTATTGTGGAGTGTCACAAATTAGTATTTGTCCTATAATCTGTAATCATGAGGGGTAATGGATTGTGGATTCCAATCCTTTTTCAGGGTCAACATCAAATAAGGTAATCAAATTATCGGTCCTTCGTGTTGGATTAATACTCACGAAAGAAGTTAACATTTCggcttttttatttaaataacctaaataatttaattaaacacCAAAATGACCTAAAATCTATAGTAAAAGTTGGTAGAGCCAAATTATATGGCGCCACCAACTTGCCATGTCAGCAGGgagtataaaaaaattaattttttagtggAGTTACGTAAAATGGCGTCACTTATATAAATACCATGAAAATACTGCAAGTTTTGAAAAAATAGGAGACTTGAAAATAATTTTCCATTTTCTGGTGGAGCCAACTTAAATGGCGCCACCAGGCCACACCTGAcaccatttttccctttttttattaCTTGTTTATTAATTTTGtctatttctttaatttttttcttttttaagttttatatttttcttattttattttgtttatttattttatttatttttgttattaattttaaaaatttgaaatgttttataatatatattttaacaattttaaatattatttttaaattatttttaaaattttgaatattatttttaaaattatgtctcataaaatttaaaaatatatttttgaaattaatttttctaaattttaaattttaaatatatttttaaaatatattttaaacaaaataaaataatttcaaaatatatatttaaattttaaatatatattttgaaattatttcttataaattttaaaatatattttgaaattattttaaattttaaatattattttaataatatttaaacatttaaaattttaaataaaattttataaaatttattttaaaaggtttaaatatctttaaaaataattaaaatcataatttcaaaaatttagaaaaataatatatttttaaaatttaaaatttagaaatataatatatttaaaatttaaaatttagaaaaattaatttcaaaaatatattttaaaatttataagacataattttaaaaataatattcaaaatttaaaaataatttaaaaataatatttaaaattttaaaaatatatattataaaacatttcaaatatttttaaattaataacaaaaaataaataaaataaataaacaaaataaaataagaaaaaatataaaacttaaaaaaagaaaaaaaaatttaaagaaaaagacaaaagttaataaaaaagtgaaaaaaaaaagcaaaagaagGGTGTCAGGTGTGGTGTggagccatttaagttggctccaccaaaaaataaaaattatttttaagtcTCTAAATTTTTTTAGAACTTACAGTATTTTAATGGTATTTATATAGATAGCACCATTTTACATGGctacattaaaaaattaatttttttatgctcTCTGCTGACGTGGCAAGTTAGTGGCGTCATATAATTTGTCTCCACTAACTTTTACTGTAGATTTCagtcattttgatgtttaattaaaaaatagattattttaatacttaattaaattatttagattatttaaataaaaatcctAACATTTCTCATCTAATTATTGAAATTGATGCAACTGTTATTATTAAATTTCTTAAGAGTAGTTGATTGTATTATTGATGATTACTAGACGGAAACATTTTTAAATAGTTGAATTCTTCATATTTTCTAAAAAAAGAAACTGATATACTGACACTTTTGCTAGAAAAGGAAGTAGGTATAGTTTTCTTAGGAACTGACCTTTTATGAACTCTAATGTTTGGTAGGCTATTTATATTGATGTCCCTGATTTTATGCTTAATGTTGTTAAGGCTGATACAGTGAATATCTCTATGCATCCAACATTATCTTAATTTAtgctatgttttttttttctttaactaaaaATAATACTATTTTCAGTGAAGGACGTTTTGTGTACATGAGCCTAAAGAATACTTGAAAATATTCAACTGGCAGTTGCTTCTAAAACACCAttttgttatttgtgaaaaagagtAAAGAAATAAACTTACGAGATTCCATTTAACCATTGATTAATCTAAAAGAAAGcattgaaatgataaaaaaaaaaaatctccaaattaacattttaatagTGGCAACTGCCAATATCAATAGACAGGAAAAACAAAGGCAATGGTTTTAAACCTTTGGAGGCATCTCTTGGATGCTGTAAATCTATTTAATGAGTCCACAAAAAAGTTAAAAAAGATATTGCAATCCTAGCACTCCTGTTTGAGCCATGTGGATTGTATTCTTTACGGCGCAAAAACAGGTGGAAATGGAATCTTATGGGGGCCAGCCCGTATGTATGTTAGaggctttttctttttttcttttttctttctttcattctagaaatattatttttggtaatgATTTGCTTCAAATCCTTCTAATTTCGTTTGAGATGGggaattaatattaaaatatctaAAACTCATCCCACATGAGAAAAAACattttttaataataatgtttaacaaaaataattataattatgtttATAAAATAATATGGTTGTTTTTGTTGATTGAATTTTAGTTTGATTAACATCGGTATTGTTGTCGATGATGAAAACGTGAATTTAAATGCATTGAAAtacatttctttttattttaaaagttaatgAGAGACCataaataattctaaatattgtataaaaaacaGATAACAACTTAAAGaataaagttaaaaaatatatatgattgtTTGTTTTAAATAAAGGTGAATGGTTATTTTTACATCTAGTTATTTATTATTAGTGGGTAGGTTTTAGTATCCCATTTGTTTTAAatctataaatttattaaaataattagagtttttttaattttgataagggaGTTTTATATTTTCTCTAGTAAATTGCATCCAATTATGGCCTTATTTGATAAATCATTgacaaaattaattttgattgatttaatttttatatatgtttgataatacaaaattaaaataattcgataaaattttttataaaaaatgtaaaatttaataaGTAAATAAGAACTACTTATCATTCAATGgagaatatttttaattaatttaatttaattttatttattttaataatatattatccTATAAactttatatttaatattatattatcccataaaattttactttcaaaattaatttttgtttAGAACAAAGtgaaatgtttaaaaattaaggataaaatatagaataaaatttttataatttaaaatctatatttatcaaacaatctaattatattccaatatcaattttaagtaatatataaaataaaatttatatcttAAATTCAATAATAAAGTTTTCAATACTTAATttcttaatatttattatttcagTATTTAATTTCTCAATTCATCAAACCATAAATGCTAAGCTAATTTTTCTTTTCGTATAAATCAAATTCATCTAATATTAATATCACATCGAATAAATTTATTACATTAAACATAActttaaacaaatatatatatatatatataattattagtaAAAGAAAATTGAACAATGTCATTACTAAACTGGTAACTGTATATCCTTTATTTTATAATCATGGGGCAAAATATTGTGTGTGCAAGTTGATTGTTCCTTGAAAAGTTCcaaagagaagaaagaaatgcCCACTGTCTGATTTTAAAAAAGTCAAAATAAGCCCCCTGGTTTTGTTTAACGTTATTAATGTTCTCTGGGCGGtctcttaatatatatatatattcgtgaCAGATGTGAAAGGTAAAAGTTTCCACATGGACTGTAAAATGGAGAAAAGCAAGATACAAATGCTATATGATGCCTGTAATTATGTATTTTCCCAGGAAGAGCTTCCAAATTTCCAACAAATTCAATGCCTCAAAAACATCTTAAGTACTGAATCACTTCCTTAACTTTGTGTCTGGTTTTATACAATGTTGTTGGTTTGTTTGGTAGATATGACTAATGGGTACACATTTTCAAACAAGCAGATACGTTTGAAGCTGTGGATGTTGGCATAGACGAATTTAGGTTGGATGGATCTCCAGGTTCAGGCGAGGTCATGAACAGCAATGGGTTGATTTCTGGGCAAGGAGTTTCTGAAATAACTTACATTCACATCTATGAATGTGACCAATTTTCAGTGAGTACTGCTACACCCTGTTTGTTTGTTTATTCATATTTCATGCACATACTTATATGTAGATGCAACTGTATAGATTAAAATCATCAGTTAAATCTGTTGTGCAGATGGGAATTTTTTGCCTTCCAGCCAGGAGGACATTTCCTCTACATGATCACCCCGGAATGATGGTTCTAAGCAAACTTCTTTATGGTTCAGTTTGCATCAAAGCCTACGATTGGGTTCGTGGGGAGACTTGTAGCCCCAGAACAAGTAAGAGTTGAATGATTGAAAAGTTATAAGAAACCTCAATCAGTTCAAAAAAGGTATGCTGATGTTATGAATATACTACTAAACATGTGTGGCTACGGTGCAGATGGATTAGCAGGCACAGCAATAGATGGCATCTTCAATGCACCATGTGAACCATCGGTCTTGTTCCCAAGGAGCGGTGGAAACATCCACTCATTCACAGCCTTGACCCCTTGTGCTATCTTGGATGTCTTATCTCCGCCCTACTCCGATGACTTGGGCAGGCCCTCCACCTACTTCTTAGACTTCCCCATCCCTTCTCTTCCTGGTAAATCATcgaattcaatttatactataatTTCTCTTCTTGATGTCATCGATTGCATCCGAGTTTATGTTTCGATATTCCCCAGGTTATGCTTGGCTTGAGGAAAGAGAAGTAAAACTGCCATGTGACTTGGTTGTTAAGGGGGCACCTTACCTTGGTCCTCCACTTGATGTACCAGATGATGATCTTTGCTAACTGGATCTACAAGAATTCTCAATATATGTATATCTGTAACCTTTTTGTTTAGTATTGTAAAAGAAGTATACA is part of the Gossypium arboreum isolate Shixiya-1 chromosome 5, ASM2569848v2, whole genome shotgun sequence genome and harbors:
- the LOC108472469 gene encoding plant cysteine oxidase 1-like, whose amino-acid sequence is MDCKMEKSKIQMLYDACNYVFSQEELPNFQQIQCLKNILNTFEAVDVGIDEFRLDGSPGSGEVMNSNGLISGQGVSEITYIHIYECDQFSMGIFCLPARRTFPLHDHPGMMVLSKLLYGSVCIKAYDWVRGETCSPRTNGLAGTAIDGIFNAPCEPSVLFPRSGGNIHSFTALTPCAILDVLSPPYSDDLGRPSTYFLDFPIPSLPGYAWLEEREVKLPCDLVVKGAPYLGPPLDVPDDDLC